A window of the Lolium perenne isolate Kyuss_39 chromosome 7, Kyuss_2.0, whole genome shotgun sequence genome harbors these coding sequences:
- the LOC127317797 gene encoding uncharacterized protein encodes MEFRFRAGDRGPSSSASADSPPVPLSHPHNGCFGGPGLQGPLPPPPPSIEWEAARREGIIQMEVRRRLIEEEVRREFEAKGNLAFAQAHRAGFLPDPFFPPGHLMPPMAMHPPPHALPPMPFDQLGAWHGFNQFGPRPHAGFGERMPLHCEERRLSPPRPKPKHKLQLLEIEPSGRPEAPSSKTKVQRIKRKADTIGGPTVAKKVQKVTKDWSCALCQVSATCEAGLNEHLEGKKHKAKFAQSGTSKVITDSKDNMRKITGNKSGIEPCDEPKKICILVDGELHEVVQKNNYLWCDRCKVRCDSNVTMAGHLRSKKHNKRNKVWSSIEAVRMDTKINEDLSSPCGSKVNTNDSTETQALIKGNIDMAIQVEECGLVENPVEIEKQSTTMASEVECTNMANTSVETPVETMMESKDMTNDARRLLPTEE; translated from the exons ATGGAGTTCCGCTTCCGCGCCGGCGACCGCGGGCCCTCCTCGTCCGCCTCCGCCGATTCCCCGCCGGTACCGCTCTCTCACCCCCACAACGGCTGCTTCGGTGGTCCAGGCCTTCAAG ggccgctgccgccgccgccgccatcgatcgagtgggaggcggcgcggcgggaagGCATTATTCAGATGGAGGTGCGGCGGCGTCTCATAGAGGAGGAGGTGCGCCGCGAGTTTGAGGCCAAGGGCAACCTCGCCTTCGCCCAAGCCCACCGCGCAGGGTTCCTGCCCGACCCGTTCTTCCCTCCCGGCCACCTCATGCCGCCGATGGCGATGCATCCGCCCCCGCACGCGCTGCCGCCGATGCCTTTCGACCAGCTTGGAGCCTGGCATGGCTTTAACCAGTTTGGGCCTCGCCCGCACGCCGGGTTTGGGGAAAGGATGCCGCTCCACTGTGAGGAGAGGAGGTTGTCTCCGCCGCGGCCAAAGCCCAAGCATAAGCTCCAGCTGCTTGAGATCGAGCCCTCCGGGAGACCCGAG GCTCCTTCATCAAAAACAAAGGTCCAGAGGATAAAGAGGAAGGCAGATACAATTGGTGGACCCACTGTAGCAAAGAAAGTACAGAAAGTAACCAAGGACTGGAGCTGTGCACTATGCCAAGTGAGTGCAACTTGTGAAGCTGGACTTAATGAGCATCTTGAAGGGAAAAAACATAAGGCGAAGTTCGCCCAGTCTGGAACAAGTAAGGTGATAACTGATAGCAAAGACAACATGCGGAAGATCACCGGGAATAAGAGTGGAATAGAACCTTGTGATGAACCTAAAAAGATATGCATACtagtagatggagagttgcatgAAGTTGTTCAGAAGAACAACTACCTGTGGTGTGATCGCTGCAAAGTCAGGTGCGATAGCAATGTGACCATGGCTGGCCATTTGCGGAGCAAGAAGCACAATAAACGAAACAAGGTTTGGTCATCGATAGAGGCTGTGAGGATGGATACCAAAATCAATGAAGATTTGAGCTCTCCTTGTGGAAGTAAGGTAAATACAAATGACTCTACTGAAACTCAAGCCCTAATTAAGGGCAACATAGACATGGCCATCCAAGTTGAGGAATGTGGCCTTGTAGAAAATCCAGTGGAAATTGAGAAACAAAGCACAACCATGGCCAGTGAGGTAGAATGTACAAACATGGCCAATACATCTGTGGAAACTCCTGTTGAAACTATGATGGAAAGCAAGGACATGACAAATGATGCGAGGCGTCTTTTGCCAACAGAGGAGTAA
- the LOC127317808 gene encoding probable protein phosphatase 2C 58, giving the protein MGVYLSTPKTEKLSEDGENDQLKFGLSSMQGWRASMEDAHSALLDLDKDTSFFGVFDGHGGKVVAKFCSKYLHREVLKSEGYAAGDLGTAVHRAFFRMDEMMRGQRGWRELQALGDKMNQFTGMIEGLIWSPRGSDSNVQHDDWAFEEGPHSDFSGPTCGCTACVAILRNSKLVVANAGDSRCVISRNGQAYNLSRDHKPELEAERERILKAGGYIQMGRVNGTINLSRAIGDMEFKQNKFLSPDKQMLTANPDINTVELCEDDDFLVLACDGIWDCMSSQQLVDFIHEHINTESSLSAVCEKVLDRCLAPSTLGGEGCDNMTMILVQFKKPIYHGNDGSAGEQSADKNANADEQSATEDKNASARGQSPGDMEGL; this is encoded by the exons ATGGGAGTTTACCTTAGTACCCCCAAAACTGAGAAACTATCTGAAGATGGTGAGAATGATCAACTTAAATTTGGACTTTCATCTATGCAAGGGTGGCGTGCAAGTATGGAAGATGCT CATTCAGCTTTGCTAGATCTTGACAAGGACACATCATTCTTCGGTGTTTTCGATGGACATGGAG GAAAAGTGGTTGCCAAATTCTGCTCAAAATATCTACACAGAGAAGTTCTCAAAAGTGAAGGCTATGCTGCTGGTGACCTGGGCACTGCTGTCCATAGAGCTTTCTTCAG AATGGATGAGATGATGCGGGGTCAAAGAGGCTGGCGGGAACTACAGGCACTTGGAGATAAGATGAACCAGTTtactggcatgatagaaggattgatCTGGTCTCCAAGAGGCAGCGATTCGAATGTTCAACATGATGATTGGGCTTTTGAGGAG GGACCTCACTCGGATTTTAGCGGGCCAACCTGTGGGTGCACAGCCTGTGTTGCAATACTAAGAAATAGTAAACTTGTGGTGGCAAATGCCGGAGATTCCCGCTGTGTTATCTCAAGGAACGGCCAG GCATACAATTTATCAAGAGACCACAAACCAGAGCTTGAAGCGGAGAGAGAACGAATACTAAAAGCAGGGGGTTACATCCAAATGGGACGAGTAAATGGAACAATAAACTTGTCAAGAGCAATTG GAGATATGGAATTCAAACAGAATAAATTCTTGTCTCCTGATAAGCAAATGTTGACAGCAAACCCTGACATAAACACT GTGGAGCTTTGTGAGGATGATGACTTTCTTGTTTTAGCATGTGATGGCATTTG GGACTGCATGTCTAGCCAACAGCTGGTCGATTTCATCCACGAGCACATAAACACA GAGAGCAGCCTTTCTGCAGTGTGTGAAAAGGTGCTCGATAGATGCCTGGCTCCATCAACATTAGGTGGAGAAGGATGCGACAACATGACAATGATCCTAGTGCAGTTCAAGAAGCCAATTTACCATGGCAACGATGGCAGTGCTGGTGAACAGTCAGCGGACAAGAATGCCAATGCTGATGAACAATCAGCTACTGAGGATAAGAATGCCAGTGCTAGAGGACAGTCACCTGGTGACATGGAAGGGTTGTGA
- the LOC127317799 gene encoding uncharacterized protein: MTTDGAPAMTMPGDGRGAGTELDDLPEEIVTDKILMLLPPKDVGRCRAVRASWRSATSTLEFMLAHHRRQPSFPIVEREYRLGVFRASRSSGTAYLQPLCPRGHNVSLHAAGDGFLVMSVPSRFYIYNPVINQIAPLPQPEFQHTNTILGLYSHDATGEYRVLWSSVVDRTQNERTLHVTTVGSNQSRDIGVRMSTAASSPSRERALLEALPRDRYSAYNPPVRHRGNLHWMPEREIIVFDTATELFQCMRGATHSGSRQKLFDVHGKLGLYSPDTRFKYMDVWVMEDYEAEMWEFKYRIDMSSIEASLSLHLTSPKKEKRKGTVVAINPMARIISEMCMLNEHELLFGYNDKNVLRCNIDGKLLGAANIERRQYIMELTHHRFKESIIPIPSSKMQEER; the protein is encoded by the coding sequence ATGACCACGGACGGAGCACCAGCGATGACGATGCCGGGTGACGGCAGAGGCGCCGGCACCGAGCTGGACGACCTGCCCGAGGAGATCGTCACCGACAAGATACTCATGCTGCTGCCGCCCAAGGATGTCGGCCGCTGCCGTGCCGTCCGGGCGTCATGGCGCAGCGCCACCTCGACGCTCGAGTTCATGCTCGCCCACCACCGCCGCCAGCCATCCTTCCCCATCGTCGAGCGAGAGTACAGGCTCGGCGTCTTCCGAGCCTCCCGCAGCAGCGGCACAGCATACCTCCAACCGCTCTGTCCCAGGGGTCACAACGTCTCGCTCCACGCCGCCGGTGATGGCTTCCTCGTGATGTCTGTACCATCCCGGTTCTACATCTACAACCCGGTCATCAACCAGATTGCTCCCCTGCCGcagcctgaatttcagcacacaAACACCATACTCGGCCTCTACAGCCACGATGCAACCGGGGAGTACAGGGTGCTCTGGTCTTCAGTGGTTGATCGGACACAGAACGAAAGGACGCTACATGTCACGACAGTGGGAAGCAACCAGTCCAGGGACATCGGGGTTCGCATGTCGACAGCAGCGTCGTCGCCTTCACGAgaacgagccttactcgaggcgctgCCCCGAGACCGTTACTCTGCATATAATCCACCGGTCCGCCACCGTGGCAACCTGCACTGGATGCCAGAGCGTGAGATCATTGTTTTCGACACCGCTACCGAGTTGTTCCAGTGTATGCGTGGCGCCACCCACTCGGGCTCTCGGCAGAAGTTGTTCGACGTGCATGGGAAGCTTGGTTTGTACAGCCCGGATACCCGCTTCAAATATATGGATGTTTGGGTGATGGAGGACTACGAGGCCGAAATGTGGGAATTCAAGTACCGGATTGACATGTCATCGATAGAGGCGTCGCTCTCTCTTCATTTAACTTCTCCCAAAAAGGAAAAGAGAAAGGGAACGGTAGTAGCCATTAATCCAATGGCGAGAATTATCAGCGAGATGTGTATGCTCAACGAGCATGAGCTGTTGTTTGGCTATAACGATAAAAACGTGTTGCGCTGCAACATTGATGGCAAGCTCTTAGGAGCGGCCAACATTGAAAGGAGACAATATATTATGGAGCTTACTCACCATCGCTTCAAAGAGAGCATTATTCCGATTCCGTCGAGCAAGATGCAAGAAGAAAGATGA
- the LOC127317798 gene encoding uncharacterized protein has protein sequence MESGGRKEEEVPAAAKAQRGAASFGVSVQEWFQHVKASMLGVVRKATARSEQEAAEADMRVAKEQVEATDEAEAKKKQLGA, from the coding sequence ATGGAGAGCGGcggaaggaaggaggaggaggtgcCGGCGGCGGCCAAGGCGCAGAGGGGTGCCGCGTCGTTCGGCGTGTCCGTGCAGGAGTGGTTTCAGCACGTGAAGGCTAGCATGCTGGGCGTGGTGCGGAAGGCGACGGCGAGGAGCGAgcaggaggcggcggaggcggacaTGCGGGTGGCCAAGGAGCAGGTGGAGGCCACCGACGAGGCTGAGGCCAAGAAGAAGCAGCTCGGCGCCTGA